From Trichoderma atroviride chromosome 1, complete sequence, one genomic window encodes:
- a CDS encoding uncharacterized protein (EggNog:ENOG41) — translation MPPEGVASAVRIRKVHSFIDFAATLQSQLSGLLDAGDIELLVADTGHHIQKIHNAVAGGLLRPQPGSSEGEWRGGLLRPQPSSTSRRSHLPSPLP, via the exons ATGCCTCCTGAGGGAGTTGCCTCCGCTGTGAGGATAAGAAAAGTCCACTCTTTCATTG ATTTTGCCGCCACCCTTCAATCCCAACTCTCTGGTCTCCTTGACGCTGGAGATATCGAATTACTCGTCGCGGACACGGGCCATCATATTCAGAAGATCCACAATGCAGTGGCGGggggtctattgaggccccAGCCAGGCTCAAGCGAAGGAGAGTGGCGGGGGGGTCTTTTGAGGCCCCAGCCATCTTCGACTTCGAGACGCTCACATCTTCCATCACCTCTGCCGTAG
- a CDS encoding uncharacterized protein (EggNog:ENOG41) has protein sequence MQPSQAQAEESGGGSIEAPATLQSQLSGPLDDGDVELLIADTGHHIQQIHNATQPGSSGPLPTKRRRDQRTETAVAWDVIVTIVGGGSIEAPASQDTLEKRIDGAINQLSILNIVSICAVWLRERICRNSSSGASLPDVKESPWNIPTWEQYGMLASHCRKKAGLGDLRAWLVGYEGEQTVTRHVGPRAKEETGLGGVMGLVGEALSFLDCPSSNPPDDASLAYTAGEHSWNAKKRQCFNTFQSFYCIKEAPMCTTRSQVERYFADALEALANNNEPGYAKLSKMTLPQLKVIDRTSKILIHH, from the exons ATGCAGCCCAGCCAGGCTCAAGCGGAGGAGAGTGGCGGggggtctattgaggccccAGCCACACTTCAATCCCAACTCTCTGGTCCCCTTGACGATGGAGATGTCGAATTACTCATCGCGGACACGGGCCATCATATTCAGCAGATTCACAATGCAACCCAGCCAGGTTCAAGCGGCCCTTTGCCGACCAAGCGGAGGAGAGATCAGCGAACAGAAACTGCAGTGGCGTggg ATgtcatcgtcaccatcgTCGGCGGggggtctattgaggccccagccagccaagaCACGCTTGAGAAGAGAATCGATGGAGCCATCAACCAgctctccattctcaacaTCGTCTCCATCTGTGCCGTCTGGCTTCGTGAGAGGATCTGCCGCAACTCCTCTTCGGGCGCTTCGCTGCCCGACGTCAAAGAGTCGCCA TGGAACATTCCTACATGGGAGCAGTACGGCATGCTGGCGAGCCACTGTCGAAAGAAGGCGGGATTGGGTGATTTGCGCGCCTGGCTAGTCGGTTATGAGGGCGAACAAACTGTCACAAGGCATGTCGGGCCCCGAGCAAAGGAAGAAACTGGCCTGGGCGGTGTCATGGGGTTGGTGGGCGAG GCCCTGTCTTTCTTGGATTGCCCTAGTTCTAACCCCCCGGATGACGCTTCTCTTGCCTATACTGCTGGTGAACATTCTTGGAAcgcaaagaagaggcaaTGTTTCAATACCTTTCAGAGTTTTTATTGCATCAAAGAAGCCCCCATGTGCACTACTCGAAGCCAAGTCGAACGATATTTCGCCGATGCGCTCGAGGCACTGGCGAACAATAATGAGCCTGGATACGCCAAATTATCCAAGATGACACTCCCTCAGCTTAAAGTCATTGACAGAACTAGCAAAATCCTCATCCACCACTGA
- a CDS encoding uncharacterized protein (EggNog:ENOG41), with product MYPPFNPQPQHPWMAPHPTCGLYTDHSGLRQWLPLVSLDVHTTIVSSTSRTVLTQTFQSPKMAAGDHLQNVNYLFPLYDGVSVVAFTCTVGSRVIKGVVKERNEAKQVFDAAVAQGKTAGLLQQSLEASDVFTTSLGNIPAGEKVKVEVTYLGELKHDAQVDGLRFTIPTSVAPRYGHHTLQGVNLAHGEERISITVDVDVSGSSTIKSVQSPSHPISVNIGTLSTATSEPPSLQRAYATLSQGSAELNKDFVIQIVASGLGDPVAVLEAHPTIPNQRALMATLVPRFNLPTSMSEVVFLCDRSGSMGDGVKIPNVVEALKVFLKSLPVGVKFNICSFGSHHSFLWERSQKYDENSLRVAISHVSSFDSSFGGTEAHAPMAEIFKRRYRDMNLEVFLLTDGETWNQEALFQLINSNVSQSKGAIRVFALGVGAMASHALIEGVARAGNGFAQAVADGERVDKMLVRMLKGALTPHINDYTLEIKYGNDDVREEEDSDDFEVIEKIMDAMTLELPPTGSADINTSGSYKIEISLFDQSVQDEDLEMSGTSKVKMGLPAVAVPRYLQAPFQIPPLFPFSRTTVYVLLSDSTPDRQPKSVILRGTSSQGPLSLEIPITILAEKGTTIHQLAARKATRELEDGRGWIFHAKDEKGQLLQKRYDGQFSDMVEREAVRLGTQYQVSGKWCSFVAVQDDQDKADESEEIVIIDDHGATTTEGGWTLDLAAQMFDVGTLQPAHGLGRRG from the coding sequence ATGTATCCTCCTTTCAACCCTCAGCCCCAGCATCCTTGGATGGCTCCCCATCCTACCTGTGGACTCTATACCGACCACAGTGGACTCCGCCAATGGCTccctcttgtctctcttgaTGTTCACACTACCATCGTTTCTTCAACATCGCGTACTGTCTTGACACAGACCTTCCAAAGCCCCAAGATGGCTGCCGGCGATCATCTTCAGAATGTAAACTACTTGTTCCCTCTCTATGATGGAGTATCAGTGGTTGCATTCACCTGCACCGTTGGCTCGCGCGTCATCAAGGGCGTCGTAAAGGAGCGAAACGAAGCCAAACAGGTCTttgatgctgccgttgcACAAGGAAAGACGGCAGGATTGCTCCAGCAGTCTTTGGAGGCCTCTGATGTCTTTACTACTTCACTGGGCAATATCCCCGCTGGCgaaaaagtcaaagtcgaggTGACATATTTGGGAGAGCTGAAGCATGATGCTCAAGTTGATGGACTGCGATTCACCATCCCCACGAGCGTGGCTCCGCGATATGGACACCACACCCTACAAGGAGTGAATCTTGCACATGGCGAAGAGCGCATCAGTATCactgttgatgttgatgtctCTGGCAGCTCGACCATCAAGAGCGTCCagtctccatctcatcccatTTCTGTCAACATCGGCACCCTTTCTACTGCAACCTCTGAGCCGCCGTCTCTGCAGAGGGCGTATGCTACTCTCTCCCAAGGCTCAGCAGAGCTGAACAAAGATTTTGTCATCCAAATTGTCGCCAGTGGCCTCGGTGATCCTGTGGCCGTCCTTGAAGCGCATCCCACCATTCCAAACCAACGGGCTTTGATGGCGACGCTTGTTCCCAGATTCAATCTGCCGACGTCCATGTCCGAAGTAGTCTTTTTGTGCGACAGAAGCGGCAGCATGGGCGATGGTGTCAAGATACCCAACGTCGTCGAGGCTTTGAAAGTCTTTCTCAAGTCTTTGCCTGTCGGCGTCAAGTTTAACATCTGCAGCTTTGGATCACACCACTCATTTCTGTGGGAGAGATCCCAGAAATATGACGAGAACTCGCTAAGGGTGGCCATTAGCCATGTGAGCTCATTTGACTCCAGCTTTGGCGGTACAGAAGCGCACGCGCCAATGGCCGAGATATTTAAACGACGCTACCGCGACATGAATCTCGAAGTCTTTTTACTCACTGACGGAGAGACCTGGAATCAAGAGGCATTGTTCCAGCTCATCAACTCAAATGTGTCCCAAAGCAAAGGGGCTATTCGAGTCTTTGCATTGGGCGTGGGAGCAATGGCCAGTCACGCCTTGATTGAGGGAGTTGCTCGTGCGGGTAACGGTTTTGCTCAGGCCGTAGCAGATGGCGAACGAGTGGACAAGATGCTTGTGCGAATGCTCAAGGGGGCGCTTACACCGCATATCAATGACTATACTTTGGAGATCAAGTatggcaatgatgatgtgagagaagaagaggacagCGACGACTTTGAGGTCATTGAAAAGATCATGGATGCCATGACGCTGGAGCTGCCTCCTACTGGGTCGGCAGACATCAACACTTCAGGGAGTTACAAAATCGAAATATCACTCTTTGATCAAAGCGTCCAGGACGAGGATTTGGAAATGTCTGGTACTTCCAAGGTAAAGATGGGTCTGCCAGCTGTCGCCGTTCCACGCTACCTCCAAGCTCCTTTTCAAATTCCGCCTCTTTTCCCATTCAGCCGCACGACTGTTTACGTCTTGCTCTCCGACTCGACACCGGATCGCCAACCCAAGAGTGTCATCCTCAGAGGAACCTCCAGCCAGGGACCGCTGTCGTTGGAAATTCCCATCACCATTCTGGCGGAGAAAGGCACCACCATACATCAGCTGGCGGCTCGCAAGGCAACGAGAGAGCTTGAAGACGGGCGAGGCTGGATTTTCCACGCCAAGGATGAAAAAGGACAACTCCTACAAAAGCGATACGACGGCCAATTCAGCGACATGGTCGAGAGAGAAGCCGTACGGCTGGGCACGCAGTACCAAGTCAGCGGCAAGTGGTGCTCGTTTGTTGCGGTTCAAGACGACCAAGACAAGGCTGATGAGAGCGAAGAGATTGTGATTATAGATGATCACGGAGCAACCACCACGGAAGGGGGGTGGACACTAGATCTGGCGGCACAGATGTTCGACGTCGGAACACTGCAGCCAGCGCACGGTTTAGGCCGACGAGGATAG
- a CDS encoding uncharacterized protein (EggNog:ENOG41) — translation MKRDSFHLAAVDFNKRLKSDDVLADFDFDSFLGHSGEDLIDYSDEEAQAPEVASGPGDTPMSTLFSEQTFIGNWDWSPRLEAIVGVTKSAALADIELPGQYSQLQVVLATLCAVAYLKKKLADEKDVWELIVQKAEDWLRGQTQEDVMELERIVEAALFANDAA, via the coding sequence atgaagagagactcttttcatcttgctgctgtcgATTTTAACAAACGCTTAAAGTCGGATGACGTTTTAGCagactttgactttgacagCTTCCTAGGCCACTCGGGAGAAGACCTGATAGACTATTCAGACGAAGAAGCTCAGGCCCCAGAGGTGGCGTCTGGTCCAGGAGACACTCCAATGTCGACGCTCTTCTCAGAGCAAACCTTTATCGGCAACTGGGATTGGAGCCCGAGGCTGGAAGCAATTGTGGGAGTGACAAAATCGGCCGCGTTGGCAGATATTGAGCTTCCTGGTCAATATAGCCAGCTTCAAGTTGTGCTGGCCACTCTTTGCGCCGTGGCATatttgaaaaagaagctggcggaTGAAAAAGACGTGTGGGAACTCATTGTTCAAAAGGCGGAAGATTGGCTACGAGGCCAGACGCAGGAAGACGTGATGGAGCTGGAAAGGATTGTGGAGGCAGCGTTGTTTGCAAACGATGCGGCCTAG